In Streptomyces sp. Li-HN-5-11, the sequence CGCCGCCGGGCCGGGAAACCCGCCGCGCGACACGCCGTCGTTGCGGTGGCGCCGCTCTCCCCCGGCAGGCCGCTTGATGCCATGCTGGAGGCATCAGCGATCTCCTCCGACCGCCGGGGTTAGGAGTTCCGCCGTGCTGCGTGTCGCCGTCGTCGGCTCGGGACCGAGCGGGTGCTACACCGCTCAGGGCCTCATTCAGCAGGACTCCTCCGCGTACGTCGACGTCCTCGACCGGCTGCCGTGCCCCTACGGGCTCGTGCGCTACGGCGTGGCGCCGGACCACGAGAAGATCAAGTCCCTGCAGAACAGTCTGCGGACGGTGCTGGAGCACGAACGCGTCCGGTTCCTGGGCGGAATTCAGGTCGGCGGCCCCGGAGGGCTGCCCGCCGGCCGGCTGCGGGAGCTGTACCACGCGGTTGTGTACTGCGTGGGCGCCGCGACCGACCGCCACCTCGGGATCCCGGGCGAGGCGTTGCCGGGCAGCTGGTCGGCGACCGAGTTCGTCTCCTGGTACAGCGCCCACCCCGACGCGGTGGACGGCGATTTCCTACGCGGTGCGAAGAGCGCCGTCGTCGTCGGCGTGGGCAACGTGGCCGTGGACGTCGCTCGCATGCTGGCCCGCGGCGCGGCGGAACTGAGCCCCACCGACATGCCCGAGGCCGCGCTCGCCGCGCTGGCCGACAGTCAGGTGACCGAGATTCACATGGTGGGCCGGCGTGGGCCCTCGCAGGCCCGCTTCACCACCAAGGAACTGCGCGAGCTGGGCACTCTGCCCGGCACCGAGGTCGTCGTGGACCCGGACGAGCTGGCGCTCGATCCGGCGTACGCGGACCCCTCGGCGCTGACCGGCGCCCAGCGCCGCAATGTGGAGGTGCTGCGCGGCTGGGCGTCCACGCCCCGGCAGGGCTCCGCCCGCCAAATCCGTCTGCGCTTCTTCCTGCGCCCGGTCGAAGTGCTCGCCGACGGTGGCCGGGTGGGCGCCGTCCGGTTCGAGCGGACGCTGCCGGACGGACGGGGCGGGGTGACCGGGACCGGCCGGTGCGAGGACATCGAGGCACAACTGATGCTGCGGTCGGTGGGCTATCGCGGAGTGCCGCCGGCGGGGCTGCCGTTCGACGCCGGCACCGGCACCGTGCCGCACCAGGAGGGACGCGTGCTGCGCGACGGGGCGATCGTGCCGGGCGAGTACGTGGCCGGCTGGATCAAGCGGGGTCCCACGGGCGTGATCGGCACCAACCGCCCGTGTGCCAAGGAGACGGTGACGTCCCTGCTCGCGGACGCGCCCGTGCTCGTACGGAGGCAAGTGCCGAAGGACGCCCTTCCCTTGCTGCGCGCCGAGGGTTTCGACCCGATCGAGTGGGCGGGATGGCAGGCCATCGAGCGCGCGGAGGCGCAACTGGGCGCGTCGCTCGGGCGCAGCGTGGTGAAACTGCCGGACTGGGGGTCCCTGCGGGCGGCGGCGCGCGAGGCGGCCTCCTGAGGAGGAGTACGGGCAGCGCCAAACAGGTGTGCAGTCGGCAGTATCCAGTCAGCTGCCGTCCCCTGTCGACAGTGCGGTCCACGATCCGCAGTAGACGGTCGACTGTCCGCAGTCGGCAGTCCGCAGTTCACTGTCCACACTCGACGATCCCTCATTCTGATCCCCGACCGACAATCCGGTGTTCGGTCGGCAGTCGGCAGTCGGCAGTCGGCAGTCGGCAGTCGGCAGTCGGCAGTCGGCAGTCGGCAGTCGGCTCAGGCTTCCCGCCTCGGCAGCAGCCGTACCACCGTCTCCTCCAGACGGGGCAGCGCGCGTTGTCCCGCCAGGGCCAGGGCGATCGCTGCTGCGACGCCGGCCCACGCGACCGGGCCCAGGGGCGTACAACCGAAGACGCGGCTGACGCCCGGGGTCTGGACCAGGGCGACGAGGGCCACGGCGGAGCCGAGGGAGGTCAGCCGTACCAGCGGGCTGTCACGGCGGTCGAGCAGCGTCTGGGCGAGCTGGGTGCCGACGACGCCGCAGAGGGCCATCGTGCTGGAGCGGCGGTCGGTACCCGGCGTGAAACGGCCGATGAGCCAGGCGGTGACCGCGCCCAGGCACGTGGTCAGGGCCCGGTGGCGGATCTGCCGGATCAGCGACTCGCCCAGGACGCCGCCGGCCGCGTCCTCCGGCGACCCGTCCCTCGCCTGCTCGGCGTCCTCCTTCGGCGTCACCGCCACCGCCATCGCGGGGAACAGGTCGGTGAACAGGTTCACCATGAGCATCTGCCGGGTGGACAGTGGTGCCCTGCCCGACAGCAGGGTGCCGATGAGGCCGAAGCCGACCTCGCCCGCGTTGCCGCCGATCAGGATGGCGATGGCGTCCGCCACGCTGTGCCACAGGGCGCGGCCCTCGCCGACGGCGTCGATCAGGACGGTCAGGTCGTCGTCGGTGAGGACGATGTCGGCGGCGTTGCGCGCGGCTGCGGAGCCGCGTGCGTTGATGCCCACGCCGATGTCGGCGGCACGGATGGCCGCGGCGTCGTTGGCGCCGTCGCCCACCATGCCGACCACTCGGCCGGCGTCCCGAAGCGCCTCCACGACCTGGAGTTTCTGCTCGGGTGCGACGCGGGCCACGACGCCGGCGTCCCGTAGCATCCGGGCCCTGGCCGAGCGGTCCGCGGCGGCCAGTTCCTCTCCGGTGACCACGGTGGTGTCCTCGGGCCAGCCGAGTTCGGTGGCGATCGCGCGGGCGGTCTGCGGGTGGTCGCCGGTGAGCATGACGGGCCGTACGCCCTCTTCGTACAGACCACGCACCAGGGCCATGGACGTCTCGCGCGCCACGTCCGACAGGGCCAGGAGACCGGTGAACTCCAGGCCCTCGAGAGGGCGTTCGAGGACCTCCTCCTCCTTCTCGTTCTCGGCGAGGCGGCGTTCGGCGACCGCTAGGACCCGCAGGCCGTCGCCGGCCAGTGCGTGCGAGGTGTCGGAGGCGCGGGAGGGCAGGTCGGCGCAGGCGGGCAGGACGGTCTCCGGGGCGCCCTTGACCACGAGGACGCGGGGGCCGTCTCCGGCGCGGCCGACGGCGGCCGCATAGCCGCGGGCCGCCTCGAACGCGAGGCCTTCGAGCTGCACCCAGTCCGGGTCGGGGCCGGCCGCGTCCAGGACGGCCTCGTCGGTGGCGTGCACCGGACGGTCGGAGCCGCCGTTCAGGCGCGGGCAGGCGCGTGCCGCGGCCCGCAGCGTGTCCGCGGTTGCCTCGTCGCCCACCGCGTGGACGGTCCCCTGTGTGTCGGACGCCCGCACGAGGCGCAGCCGGTTCTCGGTGAGGGTGCCGGTCTTGTCGAAGCAGACGGTGTCCATGCGGCCCAGTGCCTCGAGGGTGCGCGGTGTGCGTACGAGGACGCCGCCGCGGCTGAGCCGCCGGGCCGCGGCCAGTTGCGCCACGGTGGCCACCAGTGGCAGGCCCTCGGGGACGGCGGCCACCGCGACGGCGACCCCGCCGCTGACCGCCTCGCGTATGGGGGTGCCGCGCAGCAGTGCGATGCCGGTCACCGCGGCTCCGCCGGCGAGCGTCAGCGGCAGTGCCTTGCGGGTCAGTTCCTGCAGCCGGGCCTGGACGCCGGCAGCGGGGGGCCTGCGGGCGGCCAGGTGCACCGCCCGGGCGGCCTCGGTGCGTTCGCCGGTGTGCACCACGACGGCCCGGGCCTGTCCGGCGACCACGGTGGTGCCCTCGAAGACCATGCAGAGCCGGTCGGCGACCGCGGCGTGCGGGGTCGGGTCGGTCTGCTTCTGCACTGGCAGGGACTCCCCCGTCAGCGCGGACTCGTCGACCTCGAGGCCGTCCTCCCACAGCAGGCGGGCGTCGGCCGGTACGACGTCGTCGCCCTTGAGTTCGATGACGTCGCCCGGCCGCAGCTTTCCGGCGTCGACCGTGCGCGTGCCGCCGGCCGGTGCCTCGGTGTCCGGGGGTGCGACGCGGGCCTTCCGCTTCTGTTCCGCGAGCAGCCCGGACAGCGCCCGTTCGGCGCGCAGCCGCTGGATGCCGCCGACCAGGGCGTTCAGGTCGAGGGCGCCGACGACGAGCAGGGCGTCCATGACGGAGCCGAGGATCGCCGAGGCCGCCGAGCCGACGGCCAGGACGGGGGTGAGGGGGTCGTGCAGTTCGCCGCGTACGGCCCGGCCGAGCTGGAAGGTCCAGCGTGCCGGGGCGACGAAGGGGTGGCGGGTGACCTTCCCGACCGCTGTGCGGGCACGGGCGGTGGCCTGCTCGAACGGGGTAGGTTCGGCGGCCGGCTGCTCGTGCCCCAGCCGCTCCTGGGCCTCCTCCGGAGCCAGTTCGTGCCAGTGGACGCGCGGGCGCGGGTGGGGGGCGTGGGCGGCTGCCACGGCGACGGCGGCGCGCGCCCCGGACAGCAGCGCGGCAGCCGCGGCGGCGTCGACGGGTGCGTGCCGCAGCCCGGGCAGCACGGCGCGGCGCCCGCGTCCGCCCTTGGACTCGCCGACGGCGACGAGGAGCCCGGAGAGCGCCGCGCCGGACCGGGCGAGGGTCTGGGCCCGGTGGCCCACGGCGCGGGCGGCCGGGATCGCGGTCAGTACGCGCCATACGTCGGGCAGTCCGTGCAGGGCGAGGAGGTCCGCGCCCCAGACGACGGCGCCGTCGCGGTCGGTGAGGGCGACGGCGATGTCGCTGCCGCGCAGGCCTGCGAGAACGTCGTGGTCGTCGGTCGACCGCATACGGGCGACGGTGAGCACCGCGCCCTCGTCGCCCCGCAGCCCGTACACCACGTCGTCCAGGGGCCGCCGGGCGTCCACGACCTGGTCGGCGAGGCCGGTGAAGTCCTCCAGGGCGGGGTCGTCCACCACCACGACCTTGAGCCCGGCCCTGCGTGCCGCGTCCAGGACCGGCTCGGCCCACGGATCGGCCTCCCCGTCCTCGGTGCGCAGCGCGCTGGGGTGCAGGACGACGGTGCCGGCCATCTCCAGTTGCCGCAGCCGCTCCTGGTCCCGCACGAGGACGCCGGTGCGGGACAGCGCGCCGCTGAGGACGGAGTGGAAGACGGCCGGCCCGTAGCGCGCGGCCTTGGGCGACCCGGCGAGCACCGCCTCCGCCGCCTCGGCCGTGTCGTGCTTGACCAGCAGGGTTGCCGCCGCGCCCAGCAGGCTGCCGGCGGAGGCGTGGTTGGCGTACTCCTGCGCCGGGGAGACGCGCAACGGCGGGCGCGGGGAGGAGTCGGCGGCGACGCTGACCCGGCCGGGGCGGCACAGTTGGTCGTGGACGGTGTCGAAGGCGGCGGCGCGGGCCACCGTGTCGGCCAGCTGGCAGGCGCGCAGCACTCCGTCGAGCACCAGCGAGGTGGGGGTCTGCCCGGCGCCATGGACGGCCGCGTTCGCGCAGGCCAGGAGAAGGTCCATGCGGGAACTGCCGAGCCGGGCCCTCAGCCAGGCGCGGAAACGCGGGTTCTCCCGCAGCATCGTCACGGCGGCGGTCACCAGGCGTGGCGACGGCGGCAGACGCAGGTAGTAGGCGGTGAGCCCGGCGCCGATGCCGACGACGTCGGCCGCCAGCGTGGCGGCCGCTGCCCGCACTCCGGCGGGGT encodes:
- a CDS encoding FAD-dependent oxidoreductase; amino-acid sequence: MLRVAVVGSGPSGCYTAQGLIQQDSSAYVDVLDRLPCPYGLVRYGVAPDHEKIKSLQNSLRTVLEHERVRFLGGIQVGGPGGLPAGRLRELYHAVVYCVGAATDRHLGIPGEALPGSWSATEFVSWYSAHPDAVDGDFLRGAKSAVVVGVGNVAVDVARMLARGAAELSPTDMPEAALAALADSQVTEIHMVGRRGPSQARFTTKELRELGTLPGTEVVVDPDELALDPAYADPSALTGAQRRNVEVLRGWASTPRQGSARQIRLRFFLRPVEVLADGGRVGAVRFERTLPDGRGGVTGTGRCEDIEAQLMLRSVGYRGVPPAGLPFDAGTGTVPHQEGRVLRDGAIVPGEYVAGWIKRGPTGVIGTNRPCAKETVTSLLADAPVLVRRQVPKDALPLLRAEGFDPIEWAGWQAIERAEAQLGASLGRSVVKLPDWGSLRAAAREAAS
- a CDS encoding cation-translocating P-type ATPase; this encodes MVLSLLTAPSAAARLLPAAPRLLARAAAPAVGVAAGAVAGTVRAGVRGADAAVRVTRVARNALPAAGGHWRSGTRAHLALRPMEAEHVRHAGGTEHAARRVAAALAEHPDVLFAYWDQGLARLVVTVTEDEAADQVVEHASDLAARHGLLLEGGDPEEITHPADPAGVRAAAATLAADVVGIGAGLTAYYLRLPPSPRLVTAAVTMLRENPRFRAWLRARLGSSRMDLLLACANAAVHGAGQTPTSLVLDGVLRACQLADTVARAAAFDTVHDQLCRPGRVSVAADSSPRPPLRVSPAQEYANHASAGSLLGAAATLLVKHDTAEAAEAVLAGSPKAARYGPAVFHSVLSGALSRTGVLVRDQERLRQLEMAGTVVLHPSALRTEDGEADPWAEPVLDAARRAGLKVVVVDDPALEDFTGLADQVVDARRPLDDVVYGLRGDEGAVLTVARMRSTDDHDVLAGLRGSDIAVALTDRDGAVVWGADLLALHGLPDVWRVLTAIPAARAVGHRAQTLARSGAALSGLLVAVGESKGGRGRRAVLPGLRHAPVDAAAAAALLSGARAAVAVAAAHAPHPRPRVHWHELAPEEAQERLGHEQPAAEPTPFEQATARARTAVGKVTRHPFVAPARWTFQLGRAVRGELHDPLTPVLAVGSAASAILGSVMDALLVVGALDLNALVGGIQRLRAERALSGLLAEQKRKARVAPPDTEAPAGGTRTVDAGKLRPGDVIELKGDDVVPADARLLWEDGLEVDESALTGESLPVQKQTDPTPHAAVADRLCMVFEGTTVVAGQARAVVVHTGERTEAARAVHLAARRPPAAGVQARLQELTRKALPLTLAGGAAVTGIALLRGTPIREAVSGGVAVAVAAVPEGLPLVATVAQLAAARRLSRGGVLVRTPRTLEALGRMDTVCFDKTGTLTENRLRLVRASDTQGTVHAVGDEATADTLRAAARACPRLNGGSDRPVHATDEAVLDAAGPDPDWVQLEGLAFEAARGYAAAVGRAGDGPRVLVVKGAPETVLPACADLPSRASDTSHALAGDGLRVLAVAERRLAENEKEEEVLERPLEGLEFTGLLALSDVARETSMALVRGLYEEGVRPVMLTGDHPQTARAIATELGWPEDTTVVTGEELAAADRSARARMLRDAGVVARVAPEQKLQVVEALRDAGRVVGMVGDGANDAAAIRAADIGVGINARGSAAARNAADIVLTDDDLTVLIDAVGEGRALWHSVADAIAILIGGNAGEVGFGLIGTLLSGRAPLSTRQMLMVNLFTDLFPAMAVAVTPKEDAEQARDGSPEDAAGGVLGESLIRQIRHRALTTCLGAVTAWLIGRFTPGTDRRSSTMALCGVVGTQLAQTLLDRRDSPLVRLTSLGSAVALVALVQTPGVSRVFGCTPLGPVAWAGVAAAIALALAGQRALPRLEETVVRLLPRREA